A section of the Rossellomorea marisflavi genome encodes:
- a CDS encoding LapA family protein, with amino-acid sequence MKFQWTLLLGIVFALIVSIFAVINVDPVTVNYLFGEADWPLILVILGSVFMGGIIIGSVGLFRLFVVQRRVKALEKENIILREQIEKTRDQQRLDSQDTSLKKQAPDSIQETSE; translated from the coding sequence ATGAAGTTTCAATGGACGTTGCTTTTGGGGATCGTATTCGCCCTGATCGTATCAATTTTCGCCGTCATCAATGTCGACCCGGTAACAGTGAACTACCTTTTTGGTGAAGCAGACTGGCCTCTTATATTAGTTATTCTTGGATCTGTTTTCATGGGTGGAATCATCATCGGCTCGGTGGGGCTTTTCAGGCTTTTCGTCGTCCAGCGGAGGGTGAAGGCCCTTGAAAAGGAAAACATTATTTTAAGAGAACAGATTGAGAAGACCCGGGATCAACAGCGCCTCGATTCACAGGATACCTCATTAAAGAAGCAGGCACCCGATTCCATACAAGAAACATCTGAATGA
- the secDF gene encoding protein translocase subunit SecDF produces MVKRGRIVAFFVLLVLLAGTVGGTAKSIINDIKLGLDLQGGFEVLYEVQPVNGEKITKQTVANTAEALDERINVLGVSEPSIQIEDNNRIRVQLAGIEDQNQAREILSTQANLSFRDVNDKVRLDGSDLVSGSAKQTFNDQNQPIVSLKLKDRKKFYELTQNIYQMAPQNQLVIWLDFEEGKDSYEKEAGKEDPKFLSAPNVNKPINSDEVIIEGNFTVEEAQNLAKLLDAGALPVKLEEKYSTSVGAQFGQQALDKTVTAGIIGIALIFLFMIVYYRLPGFIASVTLSVYLYLVLLLFELMNGVLTLPGIAAIILGVGMAVDANIITYERIKEEIRVGKPIKSAFQAGNKTSFLTILDANLTTLIAAGVLFYFGTSSVKGFATMLIISILVSFITAVWGSRVLLGLWVNSKLFNKRPGWFGVNKKDVHSLSENLDTLDLPTKFDRVEFAKNRRKFFAISAVIMIAGVILLSVFRLNLGIDFVSGSRVDLVSDQPIQTETLKKELDDIKLPSDNIVVSGEKSNTAVVRYSDDLSKEEIAKLKDHFKDLYGKDPSISTVSPVVGKELAKSALYAVAIASIFIILYVTIRFEWRMALGAIISLLFDALLIIFFFSVTRLEVDITFIAAVLTIVGYSINDTIVTFDRLRENLHKMKRIKHPEELEEAVNKSLRQTLGRSVNTVLTVVITVIAILIFGSESIRNFSIALLVGLISGVFSSIYIAAQIYLSLKIRQLKKHGPIKTVKEKKKWSDEPQV; encoded by the coding sequence ATGGTAAAGCGTGGCCGCATCGTTGCCTTTTTCGTCCTGCTCGTCCTGCTGGCAGGAACGGTCGGGGGAACGGCAAAATCGATCATCAATGATATCAAACTCGGTCTTGACCTCCAAGGTGGATTCGAAGTGCTGTATGAAGTACAGCCAGTCAATGGAGAAAAGATCACGAAACAGACAGTCGCCAATACGGCAGAAGCTCTCGATGAGCGGATCAACGTCCTGGGTGTAAGCGAACCAAGCATCCAGATCGAGGACAACAACCGGATCCGCGTTCAGCTTGCAGGTATCGAGGATCAGAACCAGGCACGGGAGATCCTGTCCACACAGGCGAATTTGTCCTTCCGCGATGTGAACGATAAGGTTCGACTGGACGGATCGGACCTGGTTTCTGGATCGGCAAAACAGACATTCAACGATCAGAATCAGCCGATCGTCTCTTTGAAACTGAAGGATCGCAAAAAGTTTTATGAACTGACGCAAAATATCTACCAAATGGCTCCTCAGAATCAATTGGTCATCTGGCTTGACTTCGAGGAAGGGAAAGATTCCTACGAGAAGGAAGCAGGCAAGGAAGATCCTAAATTCCTTTCTGCGCCGAATGTAAACAAGCCGATCAATTCGGACGAAGTCATCATCGAAGGGAACTTCACCGTGGAAGAAGCGCAAAATCTTGCGAAGCTTCTTGATGCAGGTGCTCTTCCTGTCAAACTGGAAGAAAAATATTCCACATCTGTCGGAGCTCAATTCGGACAGCAGGCACTTGATAAAACCGTTACGGCAGGAATCATTGGGATCGCACTCATCTTCCTGTTCATGATTGTGTATTACCGCCTGCCGGGCTTCATCGCTTCGGTTACCCTTTCCGTGTATCTCTACCTCGTCCTGCTCCTATTCGAGCTGATGAACGGAGTGCTGACACTGCCGGGGATCGCAGCGATCATACTCGGAGTCGGGATGGCCGTCGATGCGAATATCATCACGTATGAGAGGATCAAGGAGGAAATCCGGGTCGGAAAGCCGATCAAATCGGCCTTCCAGGCAGGGAACAAAACCTCATTCCTCACCATCCTTGATGCCAACCTGACGACCCTCATCGCAGCGGGGGTACTGTTCTATTTCGGTACAAGCTCTGTCAAAGGGTTTGCGACCATGCTCATCATCTCTATCCTCGTCAGCTTCATCACGGCGGTTTGGGGATCCAGGGTCCTTCTTGGTCTATGGGTGAACAGCAAGCTCTTTAACAAAAGGCCAGGTTGGTTCGGTGTCAACAAAAAAGACGTCCATTCCCTTTCGGAGAATTTGGATACACTGGACCTGCCGACGAAGTTCGATCGCGTGGAGTTCGCTAAGAACCGCAGAAAGTTCTTCGCGATCTCGGCGGTCATCATGATTGCGGGAGTCATTCTGCTTTCCGTATTCAGATTGAACCTGGGCATCGACTTTGTCAGTGGTTCACGGGTGGACCTCGTTTCCGATCAACCGATCCAAACGGAAACCCTTAAGAAAGAACTTGATGACATCAAGCTCCCAAGTGATAACATCGTTGTTTCAGGTGAAAAGAGTAACACGGCGGTCGTCCGTTATTCTGACGATCTCTCCAAAGAGGAAATCGCGAAGTTGAAAGATCACTTTAAGGATTTGTATGGGAAGGATCCTAGCATCAGTACCGTTTCGCCGGTAGTCGGAAAAGAACTTGCGAAGAGTGCCCTCTATGCAGTAGCCATTGCATCGATCTTCATCATCCTGTATGTGACGATCCGATTTGAATGGCGCATGGCCCTCGGAGCCATCATTTCCCTTTTATTCGATGCCCTGCTGATTATTTTCTTCTTCAGCGTGACGCGCCTCGAAGTGGATATCACGTTCATTGCGGCCGTCCTGACGATCGTCGGGTACTCCATCAATGATACGATCGTTACCTTTGACCGATTGAGGGAAAACCTTCACAAAATGAAGCGCATCAAGCATCCGGAAGAACTGGAAGAAGCGGTCAACAAGAGTCTTCGTCAGACTTTGGGCCGTTCGGTGAATACCGTCTTGACAGTGGTTATCACGGTCATCGCCATCCTGATCTTCGGTAGTGAATCGATCCGCAACTTCTCCATCGCCCTTCTAGTCGGGTTGATCTCAGGGGTGTTCTCTTCCATTTACATCGCTGCTCAGATCTATCTGTCATTGAAGATCAGACAGCTGAAGAAACACGGACCGATCAAAACCGTCAAAGAGAAGAAGAAATGGAGCGACGAACCACAAGTATAA
- a CDS encoding post-transcriptional regulator produces MKPNQHPYDRFYDSLEPALLSKVEEFQLFGYEEATLERLWLYLTKKKWKKPEVDVKVYELVSDILSAKAGEYMTFETVQAYRSPNWFADVNEDELKELLHPSREEK; encoded by the coding sequence ATGAAACCTAATCAGCATCCTTACGATCGATTTTATGATTCACTGGAACCTGCACTGTTAAGCAAGGTGGAGGAATTCCAACTATTCGGGTACGAGGAAGCAACTCTGGAAAGACTATGGTTATACCTGACCAAGAAGAAATGGAAAAAGCCCGAAGTGGATGTGAAAGTGTACGAGCTGGTCAGCGATATCCTCTCGGCAAAAGCAGGGGAATATATGACCTTCGAGACGGTTCAGGCATATCGCTCGCCGAATTGGTTCGCCGATGTGAATGAGGATGAATTGAAGGAACTTCTGCATCCTTCCAGGGAAGAGAAATAG